The Pectobacterium brasiliense genome segment GGTGAATACCGATGGCAAAACCTGGAGCGTCAATGTTCCGGGAGCGGTGCTTGCTGCTAACGGTGATGTCTCTGCGACGGTTACGACACGCGATACTGCAGGCAATGTCACCACCGCGAATACCAGCCACGCTTATGGTGTGGATACGGTGGCGCCAATTGCATCGATATCTATCGACAATATCACGTCGGATAACGTGATTAACGCGACCGAGTCCGGCCAGATCATTGCCGTGACCGGTCAGGTGGGTAATGAGGTCAAAGCGGGCGATGTGGTTACAGTCAAAGTCGGTAACGAGACCTACCAGACGACGGTGAATACCGATGGTAAAACCTGGAGCGTGAATGTTCCCGGTTCTGTGCTGGCTGCGAACGGTGATGTGAGTGCGACCGTCACCACCCGCGATACCGCCGGTAATGTCACCACTGCCAATACCAGTCACGCTTACGGCGTGGATACCGTTGCACCAGTTGCCTCAATTTCAATTGATGATGTCACCAGCGATAACGTGATTAATGCGACCGAGTCCGGCCAGACGATTGCCGTCACCGGTCAGGTCGGCAATGAAGTGAAAGCGGGCGATGCGATCACGGTTAAAGTCGGCACCGAAACCTACCAGACCACCGTCAATACCGATGGCAAAACCTGGAGCGTCAATGTTCCGGGAGCGGTGCTTGCTGCTAACGGTGATGTCTCTGCGACGGTTACGACACGCGATACCGCAGGCAATATCACCACCGCCAATACCAGCCACGCTTACGGCGTGGATACGGTTACGCCTGTTGCTTCAATTTCTATCGATAACGTCACGTCCGATAATGTCATCAATGCTTCCGAATCCGGTCAGACGATTGCGGTCACCGGTCAGGTGGGTAATGAAGTTAAAGCGGGCGATGCGATCACCGTTACCGTCGGCACGGAAACCTACCAGACGACGGTGAATACCGACGGTAAAACCTGGAGCGTCAATGTTCCCGGTTCTGTACTTGCTGCTAACGGCGATGTCTCAGCTTCGGTCACCACACGCGATACGGCAGGCAACGTCACGACTGCTAACACCACTCATACTTACGACGTGGACACCGTTGCGCCAGTGGCGTCTATCTCTATTGACGATGTTACGTCGGATAACGTGATCAATGTGACCGAATCGGGCCAGACCATTGCGGTGACGGGTCAGGTTGGCAACGAAGTCAAAGTGGGCGATGCGGTTACCGTCAAAGTCGGCACGGAAACGTACCAGACCACCGTCAATACCGACGGCAAGACCTGGAGCGTCAATGTTCCAGGATCGGTACTTGCTGCGAACGGTGATATCAGCGCGACCGTCACCACCCGCGATACCGCCGGTAATGTCACCACCGCGAACACCAGCCATGTTTACGGTGTCGATACCGTCGCGCCAGTCGCATCTATCTCTATTGATAATGTCACGTCCGACAATGTCATCAATACTTCCGAGTCCGGTCAGACGATAGCCGTCACCGGGCAGGTGGGCAATGAGGTTAAAGCGGGTGACGCGGTTACCGTGAAAGTCGGCACGGAAACGTACCAGACGACGGTGAATACCGATGGCAAGACCTGGAGCGTGAATGTGCCGGGATCGGTGCTGGCTGCTAACGGTGATATCTCCGCCAGCGTCACCACGCGTGATACCGCAGGCAACGCTACCACCGCCAACACCAGCCACGCTTACGGCGTGGATACGGTTGCGCCAGTCGCGTCGATCTTTATTGATAACGTCACGTCCGATAACGTGATCAATGTGACCGAATCGGGCCAGACCATTGCGGTGACGGGTCAGGTTGGCAACGAAGTCAAAGTGGGCGATGCGGTTACCGTCAAAGTCGGCACGGAAACGTACCAGACCACCGTCAATACCGACGGCAAGACGTGGAGCGTCAATGTTCCAGGATCGGTGCTGGCAGCCAATGGTGATGTGAGTGCGACGGTTACCACGCGTGATACCGCAGGCAATGTTACCACCGCCAATACCAGTCACGCTTACGGCGTGGATACGGTTGCGCCAGTTGCCTCGATCTCTATTGATAACGTCACGCCGGATAACGTGATCAATGCTACCGAATCCGGCGAGACAATCGTCGTCACCGGTAAAGTCGATAACGACGTGAAAGCCGGCGATGCAGTCACCGTTAAAGTGGGGGCCGAAACCTACCAGACCACTGTCAATGCTGACGGTAAAACCTGGAGCGTCAATGTGCCGGGAGCGGTGCTGGCAGCGAATAGTGATGTCAGCGCGACGGTCACCACGCGCGATACCGCAGGTAACGCCACTACCGTGAATACCAGTCACGCTTATGGTGTGGATACGGTTGCTCCCGTGGCGTCGATCGCTATCGACAATGTCACGTCAGATAACGTGATTAATGCTTCCGAATCGGGTCAGACGATAGCGGTCACCGGCAAGGTCGATAACGACGTGAAAGCAGGCGACGCGATCACGGTTAAAGTCGGCACCGAAACCTACCAGACCACCGTCAATACCGACGGCAAGACCTGGAGTGTCAATGTTCCGGGCGTTGTGCTGGCCGCTAATGGTGATATCTCGGCGACTGTCACTACGCGCGATACCGCAGGTAACGCCACTACCGCGAATACCAGTCACGCTTATGGTGTGGATACGGTTGCGCCAGTTGCGTCGATCTCTATTGATAACGTCACGTCCGATAACGTCATCAATGCCAGCGAGTCCGGTCAAACCATTGCCGTCACCGGTCAGGTCGGTAATGAAGTCAAAGCGGGCGACGCGGTTACCGTTAAAGTCGGTACCGAGACCTATCAGACGACCGTCAATACCGACGGCAAGACCTGGAGCGTCAATGTTCCAGGATCGGTACTTGCTGCTAACGGTGATATCAGCGCGACCGTCACCACCCGCGATACCGCCGGTAATGTCACGACTGCGAACACCAGCCACACTTACGGTGTCGATACGGTTGCGCCTGTTGCCTCAATTTCTATCGACAATGTTACGTCCGATAACGTCATTAATGCTACCGAGTCCGGTCAGACGATAGCGGTCACCGGTCAGGTGGGCAATGAAGTCAAAGCCGGTGATGCAGTCACCGTTAAAGTGGGTGCCGAAACCTACCAGACCACTGTCAATGCTGACGGTAAAACCTGGAGCGTCAATGTGCCGGGAGCGGTGCTGGCAGCGAATAGTGATGTCAGCGCTACGGTCACCACGCGCGATACCGCAGGTAACGCCACTACCGTGAATACCAGTCACGCTTATGGTGTGGATACGGTTGCGCCAGTTGCGTCGATCTCTATTGATAACGTCACGTCCGATAACGTCATCAATGCCAGCGAGTCCGGTCAAACCATTGCCGTCACCGGTCAGGTCGGTAATGAAGTCAAAGCGGGCGATGCGGTTACCGTAAAAGTCGGCACCGAGACTTACCAGACGACGGTGAATACCGATGGCAAGACCTGGAGCGTGAATGTTCCCGGTTCTGTGCTGGTAGCGAATGGCGATATCTCGGCGACGGTTACCACCCGCGATACGGCAGGCAACGCTACCACCGCCAACACCAGCCACGCCTACGGTGTCGATACGGTTGCGCCAGTCGCGTCAATCTCTATTGATAACGTCACGTCCGATAACGTGATTAACGCGGCCGAGTCCGGTCAGACGATTGCGGTGACGGGGAAAGTCGATAATGACGTTAAAGCGGGCGATGCGATCACCGTTACCGTTGGCACCGAAACCTATCAGACCACGGTGAATGCCGATGGCAAGACCTGGAGCGTCAATGTTCCCGGTTCTGTGCTGGCTGCGAACGGTGATGTGAGTGCGTCCGTTACTACTCGAGATA includes the following:
- a CDS encoding beta strand repeat-containing protein, with the protein product VNTDGKTWSVNVPGAVLAANGDVSATVTTRDTAGNVTTANTSHAYGVDTVAPIASISIDNITSDNVINATESGQIIAVTGQVGNEVKAGDVVTVKVGNETYQTTVNTDGKTWSVNVPGSVLAANGDVSATVTTRDTAGNVTTANTSHAYGVDTVAPVASISIDDVTSDNVINATESGQTIAVTGQVGNEVKAGDAITVKVGTETYQTTVNTDGKTWSVNVPGAVLAANGDVSATVTTRDTAGNITTANTSHAYGVDTVTPVASISIDNVTSDNVINASESGQTIAVTGQVGNEVKAGDAITVTVGTETYQTTVNTDGKTWSVNVPGSVLAANGDVSASVTTRDTAGNVTTANTTHTYDVDTVAPVASISIDDVTSDNVINVTESGQTIAVTGQVGNEVKVGDAVTVKVGTETYQTTVNTDGKTWSVNVPGSVLAANGDISATVTTRDTAGNVTTANTSHVYGVDTVAPVASISIDNVTSDNVINTSESGQTIAVTGQVGNEVKAGDAVTVKVGTETYQTTVNTDGKTWSVNVPGSVLAANGDISASVTTRDTAGNATTANTSHAYGVDTVAPVASIFIDNVTSDNVINVTESGQTIAVTGQVGNEVKVGDAVTVKVGTETYQTTVNTDGKTWSVNVPGSVLAANGDVSATVTTRDTAGNVTTANTSHAYGVDTVAPVASISIDNVTPDNVINATESGETIVVTGKVDNDVKAGDAVTVKVGAETYQTTVNADGKTWSVNVPGAVLAANSDVSATVTTRDTAGNATTVNTSHAYGVDTVAPVASIAIDNVTSDNVINASESGQTIAVTGKVDNDVKAGDAITVKVGTETYQTTVNTDGKTWSVNVPGVVLAANGDISATVTTRDTAGNATTANTSHAYGVDTVAPVASISIDNVTSDNVINASESGQTIAVTGQVGNEVKAGDAVTVKVGTETYQTTVNTDGKTWSVNVPGSVLAANGDISATVTTRDTAGNVTTANTSHTYGVDTVAPVASISIDNVTSDNVINATESGQTIAVTGQVGNEVKAGDAVTVKVGAETYQTTVNADGKTWSVNVPGAVLAANSDVSATVTTRDTAGNATTVNTSHAYGVDTVAPVASISIDNVTSDNVINASESGQTIAVTGQVGNEVKAGDAVTVKVGTETYQTTVNTDGKTWSVNVPGSVLVANGDISATVTTRDTAGNATTANTSHAYGVDTVAPVASISIDNVTSDNVINAAESGQTIAVTGKVDNDVKAGDAITVTVGTETYQTTVNADGKTWSVNVPGSVLAANGDVSASVTTRD